Proteins encoded in a region of the Bombina bombina isolate aBomBom1 chromosome 12, aBomBom1.pri, whole genome shotgun sequence genome:
- the PQBP1 gene encoding polyglutamine-binding protein 1: MPLPLALQSRLAKRGILKHVDPEPSEEIIAEDYDDDHVDYEATRVENLPPNWYKVLDPVCGLPYYWNVESDLVSWLSPHDPNAVITKIASKAKEPEEKVEREEVKERRFARREEVAPYPKPKKGRRDEELDPMDPSAYSDAPRGSWSTGLPKRNEAKTGADTTAAGPLFQQRPYPSPGAVLRANAEATRNKQLDA; encoded by the exons ATGCCTCTCCCGTTGGCACTCCAGTCTCGCTTAGCAAAGAGGGGGATCCTTAAGCATGTGGATCCAG AACCATCTGAAGAAATAATTGCTGAAGATTATGACGACGATCATGTAGATTATGAAGCAACACGAGTTGAAAATTTGCCACCAAACTGGTACAAGGTTCTCGACCCAGTCTG TGGCCTCCCCTATTACTGGAATGTCGAGTCAGATTTGGTATCCTGGTTATCTCCCCATGATCCCAATGCAGTTATCACCAAAATTGCTTCCAAAGCCAAAG AGCCTgaagagaaagtggagagagaggaaGTCAAGGAAAGGAGGTTTGCTAGGCGCGAGGAAGTGGCTCCATATCCTAAACCAAAGAAAG GGAGAAGAGATGAGGAACTGGATCCAATGGACCCAAGTGCTTACTCTGATGCTCCTAG GGGTTCATGGTCCACAGGGCTACCCAAGAGAAATGAAGCCAAGACTGGAGCAGACACAACGGCAGCAGGTCCCCTATTTCAGCAACGACCATACCCAAGTCCAGGAGCTGTACTTAGAGCCAATGCTGAGGCGACTCGCAACAAACAACTGGATGCATGA